The sequence CAAAATCACATTTCTCCTTATAATCTTCCAGTACCATATCCATTAGATATCTGGATAAGCCCTTACCCCTATATTCGTCCAAAGTCCCTACTGTAGCTAATTGTATTGCTTTTTTCTCCTCACCATTAACTATCAAATCCAATTCTGACAGGGAAATATTTGAAATCACTCTCTTATTATCAACTAATGAATAGCAACGATAGTTATCCCCCCAGAAACCATATTCATACCATTCTTTAAAAGATAAACCAAAAATCTTTTTTGTAAAATCAAAAAACTCCTCTCTAAGCCAGTCAATATCTTTATAGTCCTTATATAATATGTAATTATTATTTAAACTCATCTAACATTCCTCCATAAAATATTCATTTTAGTTCCATCAGTTCCTCAATTTTGCCAGATATATCCCATGTACCATACTCGCTATTTGCCAAAATACTAAAAGTAACATTTTTCTCCGGGAAGACAGATGAAATCATTGTTACTCCAGGATCCTCACCACAAATATAGTATTGAATTGTTTTATTATCCTTTTTAATCAACCAGATTCCAAGTCCATAATAACAATCGTCTTCTACCTGTATTTGATCTTTAAGCATTTCTACTGTAAGTTCTTCACTTAATAACTCATAACTTAATAAGGCTTTCCATAGTTTAGCCAGATCTTCAGTAGTAGTAAAAGCACCACCGTCTGATCCTCCAATAACTGGTATAGAATAAATATTAGTCTTCCACTCTCCAGATTCATCTTTTTCATAGCCATAAGCAGTATTTCCAGGTGATTTGTCAAGTGCATAATATCCTGAATTACTCATATCACAAGCCTCAAAGATATTCTTTTGAACAAAATCTCTAAAATTCATTCCACTAACTGCTTCTACAATTAAACCCAATACAATAAAACCTGCATTATTGTATTTAAATCGTTCTCCTGGCTTGAAGTCCATTTGCCCCTCTCTAAACATTGGTAAAAAATCTTCTAAGTTTCTGATTTTATACATAGGTGTGCTTTCCCATAATACTGAAAAATCATCCATAAGTTCTTCATCAAAATAATCAGGTATACCTGAACTATGATTAAGTAAATGACATACCTTTATCTCAGAATCGAAATTAGGAAAAGAAAAATCAAGACAATCATCTAAATAAGTTTCAAGGTATAAGGCTCCCTTTTCTACCAGTTGCAGTATAGCAATAGCTGTAAACAACTTACATCCTGAAGCTATTCCGAATTTAGTATCTGTTCTATTTACAATTAAATTATTTCTATCTGCATATCCATATGCTTCATTAAAAATCACTCTCCCGTCTTCCTCAATACGTACAACTCCTGAAAATTCTTGTTCTTTAATAAAATCTTTCAATTTGTTTTTATCCATTTTAATCACCCTTTTTTATTGGCTAGGAAATTATGTGCTTTCGTTGTCTGCAGATAATTTCTGCCATCAATAAATTTTCATACTAAAATAAGATGGATAATCCAATTTGTTCTTTTTGGGGCATAAAAATACCTGTAAAAGAACATACAGTTCCTCTACAGGTATAGTAAACTAAGCTTTATTTTTATTATAATCTACTTATGGTGAGCATTTAATTTCAAATATAAATTTCAACAACTCTAGTATTTCTTAATGTAAAAAAACTAGAATTAAATTATTTAAAATTATGTATAAAAAATAGATTATCTAAACAAGGCTTTAAAATATTTGGATATATTCACACCCAAATATTTATAGATAACTGTTGTTCTTAAAATTATTTAGATACTTAAAAGTGGGTAGAAAAACCCCTTGTATCAATTAACTTATTTTAAAATATTAAGTTAAATTAATTATTTAAGAACTAACATTATCATTAATCTTCCTCCTTTTGGATAATCTTACTTAATTATTATATTATAGATCATATTATGGGTCAAGAAAAATTTTCAATATCTATATTTTTTAATGATCTACATTATATTTTAAAGTTTTCTTCATATTTAGTAGAATCAATTAATTCATCTACTATTTGTATCTGCTCAGAACTTCCTGATACAGCAATCCAATAACACCCTTCAGCTCCACAGATACCTCCACCTGCAACTATTTCAGTTTCAGCTCCTGAGAGTATATTAATTGCCTGAAGTTCCGTGATTATATTTCCATTTATCGGCATATATCTTGGTCCTGAGGCTTCTTGTGAATTCAACACTCTTGCAATTTTATTTATATTCCCTGAAATTCTTTTTTCTAACCCTACAGGTAAATATAATTCAACTCTTTTTCCAAATACAGTCTGATATGTAGGAAGTATAGTACCTGCAGCTGGATGTCCAATGTATAGTGCAGCTTGCTCAGTTTCTAAGTTAACTGCATTAGCCCCTTTGATAATAATATCGCCTTTATCCAAACTATCTGCTA is a genomic window of Halanaerobiaceae bacterium ANBcell28 containing:
- a CDS encoding serine hydrolase domain-containing protein, whose product is MDKNKLKDFIKEQEFSGVVRIEEDGRVIFNEAYGYADRNNLIVNRTDTKFGIASGCKLFTAIAILQLVEKGALYLETYLDDCLDFSFPNFDSEIKVCHLLNHSSGIPDYFDEELMDDFSVLWESTPMYKIRNLEDFLPMFREGQMDFKPGERFKYNNAGFIVLGLIVEAVSGMNFRDFVQKNIFEACDMSNSGYYALDKSPGNTAYGYEKDESGEWKTNIYSIPVIGGSDGGAFTTTEDLAKLWKALLSYELLSEELTVEMLKDQIQVEDDCYYGLGIWLIKKDNKTIQYYICGEDPGVTMISSVFPEKNVTFSILANSEYGTWDISGKIEELMELK